One Polynucleobacter necessarius genomic window, GGCCTCTGAACGGCGCAGATCATGGAGAAGAGGGCATCAGTCCGCTATACTCTTATCAGTTGATCTAAATCAAACTCATAAAATCGATTCCTATGAAGAAACTCTCCATTCTTTCACGCTTATTCGTCTGTGCTGGTCTGGCTTTTGCCGGATTTACTGCGCAGGCCGACGAAGTTAAAGGTAATTCGGCTGCAGGTAACGGCAAGGTTTGGCTCTGCGTAGGTTGCCATTCCATTCCAGACTACCGCGCTGATTACCCGCTCACCTACAGAGTGCCAATGTTGGGTGGTCAAAATGCCGCTTATATCGCCAGCGCATTAGCGGCGTATAAAAAAGGCGAGCGCAAGCATCCAACAATGCGTTTTATCGCCGCTAGTCTGTCTGATCAAGACATGGCCGATATCGGCGAATACTATGCTGCGCAGACTGCCAGCTCACCAAATAACCAATTGAAGTGAAAGAGGCACGTTCATGAAATTTGCACTAATTACAGCGGCTTTGCTCTCAAGTCTTGGTTCGGCAAGTGTCGCCAATGCAGCAAGCATTGAAAAAGGACAGGCATTGGTCGAGAAGGGCAATTGCGCCTCTTGCCATGGAGCTGGTTTAAACGCCCCAGTAGCTCCTGCATATCCAAAACTCGCTGG contains:
- a CDS encoding c-type cytochrome, producing the protein MKKLSILSRLFVCAGLAFAGFTAQADEVKGNSAAGNGKVWLCVGCHSIPDYRADYPLTYRVPMLGGQNAAYIASALAAYKKGERKHPTMRFIAASLSDQDMADIGEYYAAQTASSPNNQLK